TACGACCGGTACCGCAAGGTCCCCAAGGGCATCCCGGGCGTCACCGAGGAGTCCCACGCCCAGCACATCGGCCGCCCGCTGACCGCCGTGCCCGCCCCCGAGGGCTCCTCGTACCCGAACTGGGCCGAGCACTTCAAGGCCGCCATGGTCGAGGCCCTGGCCGAGCTGGGCGTCGAGTACGACCCGATCAGCCAGACCGAGCAGTACACCGCCGGTGCCTACCGCGAGCAGGTGCTGTTCGCGATGAAGCACCGCGGCGACATCGACGCGATCCTCGACCAGTACCGCACCAAGCAGAAGCCGGGCGGCAAGAAGCCCCAGCAGAAGCAGGTCGACGAGGCCGAGCTCGAGGCCGCCGAGGGCTCCGGCGCGGCCGCCGAGGACGACGGCAGCGCGGAGGGTACGGAGTACTTCCCGTACAAGCCGTACTGCGGCGCGTGCGGCAAGGACTTCACCAAGGTCACCTCGTACAACGACGAGACGACCGAGCTGACCTATGTCTGCACCGAGGATCTGAACACCGAGACCGTCAAGCTCAGCGAGTTCAACCGCGGCAAGCTGGTCTGGAAGGTCGACTGGCCCATGCGCTGGGCCTACGAGGGCGTGGTCTTCGAGCCCTCCGGCGTCGACCACTCCTCGCCCGGCTCCTCCTTCCAGGTCGGCGGCCAGATCGTGGGCATCTTCGGCGGCGAGCAGCCGATCGGACCGATGTACGCCTTCGTCGGCATCAGCGGCATGGCCAAGATGTCCTCCAGCAAGGGCGGGGTCCCGACCCCGGCCGACGCGCTGAAGATCATGGAGCCGCAGCTGCTGCGCTGGCTCTACGCCCGCCGCAAGCCCAACCAGTCCTTCAAGATCGCCTTCGACCAGGAGATCCAGCGCCTGTACGACGAGTGGGACAAGCTGGAGGCCAAGGTCGCCGACGGCTCCGTGCTGCCGGCCGACGCCGCCGCGCACGCCCGCGCCGTGCGCGTCGCCTCCCACGAGCTGCCCCGCACCCCGCGCCCGATGCCGTACCGCACCCTCGCGTCGGTCGTCGACATCACCGCCGGGCACGACGAGCAGACGCTGCGGATCCTGTCCGACCTGGACCCGTCCCAGCCGCTGACCTCCCTCGACGAGGTACGGCCGCGCCTGGACCGCGCCGAGAACTGGATCACCACCCAGGTCCCGGCCGACCAGCGCACCCTGGTCCGCGAGGACGCCGACACCGAGCTGCTGTCCTCCCTGGACGAGGCCGGGCGCGAGTCCCTGCGGCTGCTGCTGGAGGGCCTCGACTCGCACTGGTCGCTCGACGGGCTCACCACCCTCGTCTACGGCGTGCCGAAGGTGATGGCCGGGCTGGAGCCCGACGCCAAGCCGACGCCGGAGCTGAAGGTCGCGCAGCGCGAGTTCTTCGCCCTGCTCTACCGGCTGCTCGTGACCCGCGAGACCGGCCCGCGCCTGCCCACGCTGCTGCTCGCGGTGGGGGCGGAGCGGGTGCGCAAGCTGCTCGCGGCCTGACCCTGAGGTCATGAGGCCATGAGGTCATGAGGAAGGGCCCGTACCCCCCGGGGGGTACGGGCCCTTCCTCATGACCTGGTCAGGATGACCTGGTCAGGCGATGTGTTCGTTCTCCAGGTCGCGCTGGTAGCGCTGCTTCAGCTCCGGCATCAGCCGCTTGAGCGTGGCCGCGCTGCGCGGGTGCACGATCCCGAGCCGGTCGGCGAGGTGTATGTCCAGCTGCTCCGGGTTCGGGAACTGGGAGTACTCGTCGATGTAGGCCCGGAAGACCTCGTACGCGGCCTCCGCGAACTTCACCTCGTCGACGTCGGAGTCGGAGTCGGCGGTGGTGTTGGTGTCGGCGGTCTCGGCCGGTCCGGTGGGCTTGGCCGGCTCGGCCGGCTCCTCGGGGCCCGCCGGGGCCATGACCGGGGTCGGCTCCAGGCCCTCGACGTACTGGGGGTTGTAGCCGCCCTCGTACGCCGCCTGCGGGGCCAGCGGCGCCGCGAACCAGGCGCTGTCGTGCGCGGCCGGCATGGCGTTCGGTTCCACCGCGAAGGGCGCGGGCGCGGGGGCGGGCGCGGGGAGGCCGGCGGGCTGGGCGTCCTGCGGGCCGGCCTGCTGCGGCACCCCGGCGGCGACGGCCGCCGTACCGGCCTCCGCGGCCGCGGCCGGGGCCGGAGCGGGTGCGGCGGACGCCGCCGGCAGGGCCGGAGCCGTCTGCGCCCCCGGGACCTGGGCCGCAGCCACCGGAACCGCAGCCACCGGAACCGGAACCGCCGCAGCCGCCGGAGGCAGCAGCACCGGGTCGATGCCCGCCGCCGCCAGCCCCTCCGGGGCCGTCTGCGCCAGCGGCACGCCGATCCGGGCCAGCTTCAGCGGCATCAGCGCCTCCACCGGCGCCTTGCGCCGCCACGCCCGCCCGTACCGGGCCTGGAGCCGCGCCTGGTAGATCAGCCGGTCCTGCTCCATGCCGACCGCCTGCTCGTAGGAGCGCAGCTCCCACAGCTTCATCCGGCGCCACAGCTTGAAGGTGGGCAGGGGGGAGAGGAGCCAGCGGGTGATCCGCACCCCCTCCATGTGCCGGTCCGCGGTGATGTCCGCGATCCGGCCCACCGCGTGCCGGGCGGCCTCCACCGTCACCACGAACAGGATCGGGATCACGGCATGCATGCCGACACCCAGCGGGTCCGGCCAGGACGCCGCACCGTTGAAGGCGATCGTCGCCGCAGTCAGCAGCCACGCCGTCTGGCGCAGCAGGGGGAAGGGGATGCGCAGCCACGTCAGCAGCAGGTCCAGCGCCAGCAGTACGCAGATGCCCGCGTCGATGCCGATCGGGAACACCAGCGAGAAGCTGCCAAAGCCTTTCTGCAAGGCCAGCGCGCGCACCGCGGCGTACGAACCCGCGAAACCGATACCCGCGATGACCACGGCTCCGGCGACCACGACACCGATGAGTATCCGGTGCGTACGAGTCAGCTGCATCGCGGCCACCCGCGATCCCCTCCCCTTGACGAGCTACGGCAGGCACAGCGTACGGGTGACCACGCGTCATCCGTGCCGTAGGTCCCCTCCTATGGGCGGGACTACTGCGGGACTGCTGCGGGACTACTGCTGGGGCGAGGCCGACGCGGAAGCGGAAGCCGAAGCGGAGCCCGACGGGGCAGCCGACGGAGCCGCGCCCTCGTCCTTGTTGGCGGAGGCGACCGAGGCCACCGTCTCCTTGGCCGCGGTGATCGCGTCCTGGAGCAGCTTGCCCTGGTCCGGGGCGCCGGCGCCCTCGTAGGCGGCACCGTTGAAGTCGAGCGTGACCACGACGTTCTCGGAGCGGACCACGATGGTGTTGTTGAAGAAGTCGACGTCCTTCTTCACGCCGTAGACCACGGAGGTGGCCTGGTCGCCGATCCCGCCGGCCTGCTCCACCTTGACGTCGTGCGCGCCCTCGGCGGTCTTCGCCAGCTCGAGCTGCTTGGTGTACTGGTCCTCCGCGCGCTTGTTGCCGCTGCCGAGGGAGGCGTGCGAGTCGTAGCGGACCAGGGAGACCGAGAGCCAGCGGTACTGCGAGCCCTTCACGCCGTCCGTGTCGAGGCCGTTCCAGGAGCAGCTGGCGCGGTTGGACAGGTCGTTCGACTTGGCCGCCGTGCCGTTCTTGTCCTTCGCCTCGGGGACGAGCGAGTCGATGGTCTTGCCGGCCAGCGCCTTGCAGGGGTCGGGCAGCTTCGCGAACGCCACCTTCTCCAGCGGGGCCGAAGGCTTCGTGCTCGGCTTGGCGGGCGAGGAGGCGCCGGACTTCTTGCCGGAGTCCGAGCCACCCGAGGACTTGCCCGAGTCGGAGGAGCAACCGGCGACGGTGAGGATCACCGGGACGGCTGCGCAGGCGAGAACGCGGGTGAGGCGCGAGGCTGATCGGTGCATGTTTCCTTCAGACGTTGGGGGCTACTACGGGGCGCGTTACGGGCGCGGGACCCGAGCAACGGTAGCCCGACCGGGCGCCCGCCTGCTGTGCGCGCCGTCACGCGGGGCGTGCGCGCCCCCTGGGGGCGGGGCCGTCACTCGTTGAAACGCTCGACCAGGGCCTGCGCCAATTGACGCGCCTTGTCCTGCGTTTCCGCACTTGAGGGGACCGTGCCCGGGGCGGAGGGCTGCACGCTGTACTCGACGGTGACGAGGACGTTCGAGGTACGGAACACAATCCGCACGGTCCGCGCCTGGGCGGCGGTGGCGCCGGCCGCGCTGAGCTTGTCGTCGATGTACGCCTCGTTGCCGAGCCCCTCCAGGACGCGCGAGCCGAGCTCGGGCGGGGCCGTGGGGGAGGGCGGGGCGGAGACGGAAGCGGAGGCGGATCCGGAGGCCGGGGCGGACGCGGCCGGCGAGGGCGCCCCGCTCCCGCCCCCGCCGCCGGGAGCCGCACTGGGACTCGTACTCGCACTGCCGCCGGCGCCCGGGCTGGGGCTCGTGGCCGGACCCGGGAAGGGAAGGTGCGCGTCGGTGAGCCGGCGGACGTACACCTGGTGGGCCTTGTCGTCGTCGCTCGCCGCCGCGCGGTCGTAGGAGACCACGCGCTCGAAGGTGACCGACAGCAGCAGGTTCCCCTCGGGCGCCTGCGCGTTCCAGCGGCAGCCGACGTGCCGGTCGCCGTCGTACGAGGCGTCCGCGGTCCCGGCGTAGAGCTGCTCGCGCTGCTCGGTGGTGAGGGAATCGGTGGCCGGGAGCATGGCCTTGAGCCGCTTGGGATCCGCCGCCTTGCAGGGCTGGGGCAGGATGCGGTACTTGCCTGGCTGCGCGGGCGCGGCGGTGCTCCCGCTGCCCTTCTGGTCGCTGCTGATCCCGATGCCGTTGCCGTCGGTGCATCCGGCGAGCCCGGTCACGCCGGCCGCGAGTGCGGTGACCATCGCGATGCCCGGCAGGACTCGGCGACGTACCGGCCTTCGCTCCACGTCCACTGGCTCCCCTTGGCTCACTTGGGAAAATCCGTTGCCGCGACTTGGGCACGGATGGACACAATGTCTATCGCACACGCTGGTGCCGGCGCCGGTTCCCTGTCTGGTTTGGGGGTATGAGCGCGGCCTTTTCGCGTATTCGTACTTTCATCGGTTTTCGGGGGATTGACGTCTTATGTCGTATGTAGAGGTACCTGGGGCGAACGTCCCGATCCGGATGTGGACGGACCCGGCGTCCGTCGAGGACAGCGCGATGCGGCAGTTGCAGAACACCGCCGGGCTGCCGTGGATCAAGGGCCTGGCCGTGATGCCGGACGTGCACTACGGCAAGGGCGCCACGGTCGGCTCGGTCATCGCGATGAAGGACGCGGTCTGCCCGGCGGCGGTAGGCGTCGACATCGGCTGCGGCATGTCGGCGGTCAAGACCTCCCTGACGGCGAACGACCTCCCGGGGGACCTCTCGAGGCTGCGCTCGCGCATCGAGCAGGCGATTCCGGTGGGGGCCGGGATGCACAGGGAGGCGGTGGACCCGGGGCGGCTGTACGGCTTCTCGGAGGCGGGGTTCGGGGACCTGTGGGAGCGGTTCGACTATGTCGCGGACGCGGTGAAGTTCCGGCGGGAACGGGCGCTGCGGCAAACCGGAACCCTCGGGTCCGGAAATCACTTTTGGGAACTTTGTGTCGATATCTCCGATTCGGTGTGGATCATGCTGCACTCGGGATCGCGGAACATCGGCAACGAGTTGGCGGATTTCCACATCAACGTCGCCCGGGGGCTCGCGCACAACCAGGGCTTGGTCGACCGTGACCTGGCGGTATTCCTCGCGGCGACCCCCGAGATGGAGGCGTACCGCAATGACCTCTTCTGGGCCCAGGAATACGCGCAGTACAACCGCGCCGTGATGATGAGCCTTTCCAAGGAGGTCATCCGGAGGGAGTTCCGGAAGGCGAAGGTCTCCTTCGGGCAGGAGATCAGCTGCCACCACAACTACGTAGCGGAGGAGCGGTACGACGGCATGGACCTGCTGGTCACGCGTAAGGGTGCGATCCGCGCCGGCGGCGGTGAATACGGGATCATCCCGGGCTCGATGGGCACGGGGTCCTACATCGTGAAGGGGCTCGGCAACGAGAAGTCCTTCAACTCCGCCTCGCACGGCGCGGGCCGGAAGATGAGCCGGACGGCGGCGAAGAAGCGGTTCTCGGCGAGCGACCTGGCGGAGCAGACCCGGGGCGTGGAGTGCCGTAAGGACTCCGGCGTTGTGGACGAGATCCCGGCCGCGTACAAGTCGATCGAGCAGGTCATCGACCAGCAGACCGACCTGGTGCAGGTCGTGGCGAAGCTCAAGCAGGTCATCTGCGTCAAGGGCTGATGGGTGGGGGGTAGTGCAGAGGGGCCCGGACCGCCTGCGGTCCGGGCCCCTCTGCACTACCCCACGTCTAGATCCGCCCGGTTTGCAGGCGCCACAGCCGCAGGGCGCAGCCCTTCTTGGTGCGGTCCAGGGCGACGCTGGCGGCGGTGGGGTCGTTCAGTTGTAGTAGTTCCTGGTCTTCCCGTGCGGTCCAGGGGCGCCGCGGTGATGCGACCTTCATGTCTGCGGGGCGTACCCAGGTCTGGATCGCGTCCGCCCTCCCGTGCTTGCTTTCGAGGGCGAGGCATCCGTCGTAGTAGAAGTGCGCGGCGAGTTGTTGTGCCGCCTCGCTGTAGTAGCAGACGTTGTAGACGCCATCTCGCGTGTTGCGTGAGGTGATGCGCTGTTTTCCGGAGACCTTCTTGCCGTAGTGGCAGAGGTAGGCCGCGATCGCAGTGCTGGCTGATGTCAGCGAGAGGAAGGGGATTCCCTTGGCGGTCCAGCCGAGGGATCCGTCCGCGTCGATGATTCCGCGGAGGTAGTCGCGGCGTGAGAAGTCCGTCCGGGGTGGCTTGATGCTGAGGGACTTCTTCCCGTAGGGGATCCCGAGCTCGTTGACGATGGTCCTCGCTTCGAGCGAGGAGACCGACCAGGTTGCCGAGTGGTGAGTCTCGGCGAAGTTCGTGCTGCGGACTCGCTCGGTTATGGAGCTGTAGTACGGCGTGAGCTGCTGGAACTCGCGGAGGATGTGGATGTCGCGCGCGTTGATCTCGACGGTGAGCTTGCCCTTTTGTCCCCTGCCCTGCGCGAGGTGTCCGTCGGTCTGGAGGAAACCGAACATGTAGGCGTAGCGGGGGTCTTGGAGGTCCATGAAGCGCGCGGGGGCGCTAGGGTCCTGTTCAGCCATGGGGAAGTGCCTTTCCTTGTCGGTGAGGCCTTCGGCTGGGACTGCCATCCCGGCCGAGGGCCGTTCGTTCTGTCACCGAACGTAGGGTTCGACTTTCAGTGGCTTCGGCCCTTTTGTTGCCCTTCACTCGAACGTGTGACGGAATATTTCATTCCGGGCGGGTCCGGCGAGTGCTGACGCGCGTGTGCCGTGCCCGGGAGGATCCGGGCACGGCACAGGTCGTTCGTCAGCGGGATCCTGGCGGGGTCAGGAGCCCTTGGTGCTCTTCTCGAGTCCCTTTTCGGCGTTCCTGAGGGGGAGCGGTCCACTGGGGATGTCGACGATGTTCACCAGGCGCCAGCGCCTCACGTCCGTGACGGGGGTACCGCAGTTGAGTTCCGTCCCGTTGGAGAGGCACTGGAGCTCGTAGGTGGTCCCGGCCGTGGTCAGGACCTTGATGTTCGTGATCCGACCCAGGGACGAGATGGTGGCGGAGCAGACCGTGGCCGGGTTCGGGTAGCCGGGGTTCTGCGCGACCGTGGTGATGTCCTCGCGGCGGTAGTCACCGTCCGTGTTGTCGTCCCGGTGGCCCGCGTACGCGACTCCGTCGATCAGGAAGACGCTGAATTCCTCGGTGCTGTTGGAGAGGATGGAGTCGATGTCGTTGCCGCACCCGCTGGTTCCGGGGGGCCCGGGGGTGCCCGGGGTGCCGGGCGCGCCGGGGGTGCCGTCGCGGCCGTCTCGGCCGTCTCGGCCGTCGTGGCCGGGGGTGCCGGGGGCTCCGGGGGCTCCGGGAGGTCCGGGAGGGCCGGGCTTGCCCTCGCACTTGTCCTTGCGGGGGCTGGTTGTGGCGCCCTTGACGTCGGGGTCGTCGTAGTCGCTGTCCCCGCACTTGTCGCTGCCCTGCGCGGCCACCGTGGCCGACTGCGGCGTCCCGGTGTCCGCCAGCGCGGGGGTGGCGAAGGCGAGCATCGCGATGGCCGTGGATGCCACCGCGCCGCCGGCGAGCCACCTGCTCTGCCGCGGAAGCGGGCCCATACGGGACGGTGTCCTTGTCTCAGGACTCATGTGTGCTGCTCCTCGTGGAACCGGATGGTCTGAGCTCGAGGCGTGGTGGCCTCGTTCCGGCATCTTTCGGGGAGCGGGCGCGGTGCGGCGGGAGGCGCGAGGTCCGATCATCACATCGGTGTCATTAATGGAGCCGACCGGCCGAATGCGCGTCGTGGGTCAGGCCTCGTCTCCGTCGAGGAGGCGGTCCACGGGCAGTTCGAGGCTGATGCCGATGGACTCGGGGAGGGGGACGGACGTGCCGCGTTTGAAGGCCTTGCGCGACCGGTACTCGCCGCTGCGGGGGTCGGTGTAGAGGACGGCCTCGTCGTGGCGGCGGTCGGCAACCAGGTAGACCGGGATGCCGGCCTGGGCGTAGCAGTCGACTTTGACGCCCAGGTCGTCGGACCAGTTGGACGAGGTGATCTCCAGGACCAGGCGGAAGGCGTGCGGCGCGAAGTAGTTCTTCTCGACGTGTGCGTCGCGATAGTCGGCCTCGAGGAGTGAGAGGTCCGGGATCGCGAAGTCGTTCGGTCCTGAGGGCAGCCACAGGCCGATGCCCTGGAGGTACTTGAGCCCCGCTCGTCGCGCCCCGGCTGCGGAGAATTCCTCGATGAGCCAGGTCAAGGACTCGGCATGAGCCCCGTCGGGGGGTGGTGTCACGGTGAGCCTCCCTTGGAGAATCTCCACTCGGTGCCCGGGAAGCTCCCTTGAGAGTCGATCGGCGGCCTCCGCGATCGTGGTCTCGTGCTGTATCACGGCCATAGCTTCCTCCTTTTCGTGACTCATGCTTTCGGAGCGTATCGGGGCCCGCTGACAATGCGTGCGGATTCACCCATACGGGCTCTGGAGGGGTGCGGGGGGCCAACTTCCGCTTGGGGGGAGGGGGTTGACGGGTTTGGTTGGTCTAGACCAGGGTGTGCGGCATGGGGAGATCTCGCGTGTTTCTTGCCGCGCTCGCGTCGTTGTCGCTCGTTCTCGGGGCCGCCGGGTCCGCGCAGGCCGGGGTGGGGTTGCCGCCCGTCGTGTCGCATGTGCCGACCGAGGAGAAGGTCGTGTTCATCACCATCGACGACGGGTGGAATCACGATGCCGAGGCCGCCCGGATCCTGCTGGAGAAGCGGGTGCCGGTGTCGTTGTTCCTGCTGCCCGGGGCGACCTCGTACGACACCGCCTACTTCACGGGGCTGGTCGAGCAGGGCCGGGCCACCGTGGAGAACCACACCGTGAACCATCCGGACCTGACCACCCTCGACGCCGCCGGGAAGGACGCCGAGGTGTGCGGGGCCGGGGAGCGGCTGGCCGCGGCCTTCGGGAGGACGCCGAAGCTGCTGCGGCCGCCGTACGGGGCGGTGAACGACGACGTCCGGCTGGCGGCGAAGGCGTGCGGGGTGAAGGCACTCGTGACGTGGACGTACGACTTCACCACCTGGAGCGGGACGCCGGCCACGCCGCGGCTGAAGGCCGGGGACATCGTGCTGCTGCACTTCACGCCGACGCTGGCGGCGGATCTCCAGCGGGCGCTGGACGCGGCGAGGGCCGCCGGCCTGAAGCCGGCGGCCCTCTTGCCGCACCTGAAGGCGGCGGGGATGGTTCCGTAGCCGGGTCTACAGCTCGCGGTGGACCTTGGTGTTCGAGGCCTGGGCGCGGGGGCGGACCACCAGGAGGTCGATGTTGACGTGGCTGGGGCGGGTCACCGCCCAGGTGATGGTGTCGGCCACGTCGTCGGCGGAGAGGGGGTGCGCGACGCCCTCGTAGACCTTCTCGGCCTTGGTGGCGTCCCCGCGGAAGCGGGTCTTGGCGAACTCCTCGGTCTTGACCATGCCGGGGGCGATCTCGATGACGCGGACCGGCTGGCCGACGATCTCCAGGCGGAGGGTCTCGGCGAGGACGCGGGCGCCGTTCTTGGCGGCGACGTAGCCGGCGCCGCCCTCGTAGGTGGAGTGGCCGGCGGTGGAGGAGAGCACGACGACCGTGCCGTCGCCGGAGGCGATGAGCGCGGGCAGCAGCGCCTGGGTGAGGTTGAGGGTGCCGATGACGTTGACCTCGTACATCGTGCGCCAGTCGTCCGGGTCGCCGGTGGCGACGGGCTCGGCGCCGATGGCGCCGCCGGCGTTGTTGACGAGTACGTCGCAGCGCTCGAGGGAGGCGGCGAAGGCGTCGACGGCGGGCCGGTCGGTGACGTCGAGGGCGTGGGCGGTGGCCTCGTGGCCGGCGTCGGTGATCTCGGCGGCGAGGGCCTCGATGCGGTCCTTGCGGCGGGCGGTGAGGACGACGTGGTAGCCGGCCGCGGCGAGCTGCCGGGCGGTGGCCGCGCCGATTCCGCTGCTCGCGCCGGTGACTACGGCGGTTCGGGTGGCCGTGCGCGTGCTCATGGGCGGGGCTCCTCGTTCGGTCGCGGGGGTCGCCCGCCGGCTCGGTCGTTCGTACGGGCGATGGTTCGTACGGGCGATTGCTCGCCAGCATAGGCGGGGTGGGCGGGGGTGCCCCAGGCGAGGGATCCGGTGCGGGCGGATGGGGGAGGGCTCGCCCTCGTTCGTGTGATGGTCCGATCAGCCGGTGGGCGGGGTGGCTACGGTCCGCGCGAGGAGGTGGTGGCGGTGCGCGGTGGTGCCGTAGGCGGTGTGGTGGTGGCGGGCTTGCTGGTGCTGAGCGGGGCCGGGCCGGCGGGTGCCTGGGCCGGCCCGGAGGCCGATGTGGCCTACCACGGACGGGTGCGGCTGGCCCAGGGGCAGCTGCGGGTGTGGATGGTGCCGCAGAACGAGGGGCCGTCGGCGGTGCCGAACGCGACGGTGCGGGTGCGGCTGTCGGCGGACCTCGCCGACCGGCAGGAGCTGGCCGGGGGGTGTGCGCGGGTGGGCCGGCGGGAGGTGGTGTGCGAGACGGGCGCGCTGCCGGAGCACGGGCGGGGGCGGCACATCGGGCTGGTGCTGGAGCTGCGGGACCGCCCCGCGGAGGTGGCGGTGCGGATCGACACCTGGTGGGACGGGGGCGCGACGGACCGGAACCGCGCCAACAACGAGCACGTGGTGCTGGCGCTGGACACGGGTGACCCCTACGCCTTCTGAGCCCCGCCGCTGCCGGGGAGCAGCCAGCCGGCGACGGCCGAGGCGATCTCGGCGTCGTCGGCCCGGGGTGCGCTCCAGGCGATGTACCCGTCGGGGCGTACGAGGACGCAGGCGGTACGCCGTTCCGTGGCCCAGTGGTGGTGCGCGAGGGGGGTTCCGGGCGGGGTGGCCGCGCCGGGCGGGGTGATGAGGACGAAGCCGCCGGCGCGCAGGGCCTCGTACAGGCGGGTGGCGTGCGGGGCCTGTGGGGCCGGTGAGGCCTGCGGGGCGGGTGCGAGGGGGACGTCGGGGGC
The Streptomyces sp. NBC_00091 genome window above contains:
- a CDS encoding DUF3558 family protein, with the translated sequence MHRSASRLTRVLACAAVPVILTVAGCSSDSGKSSGGSDSGKKSGASSPAKPSTKPSAPLEKVAFAKLPDPCKALAGKTIDSLVPEAKDKNGTAAKSNDLSNRASCSWNGLDTDGVKGSQYRWLSVSLVRYDSHASLGSGNKRAEDQYTKQLELAKTAEGAHDVKVEQAGGIGDQATSVVYGVKKDVDFFNNTIVVRSENVVVTLDFNGAAYEGAGAPDQGKLLQDAITAAKETVASVASANKDEGAAPSAAPSGSASASASASASPQQ
- a CDS encoding SDR family NAD(P)-dependent oxidoreductase: MSTRTATRTAVVTGASSGIGAATARQLAAAGYHVVLTARRKDRIEALAAEITDAGHEATAHALDVTDRPAVDAFAASLERCDVLVNNAGGAIGAEPVATGDPDDWRTMYEVNVIGTLNLTQALLPALIASGDGTVVVLSSTAGHSTYEGGAGYVAAKNGARVLAETLRLEIVGQPVRVIEIAPGMVKTEEFAKTRFRGDATKAEKVYEGVAHPLSADDVADTITWAVTRPSHVNIDLLVVRPRAQASNTKVHREL
- a CDS encoding Uma2 family endonuclease, whose translation is MTPPPDGAHAESLTWLIEEFSAAGARRAGLKYLQGIGLWLPSGPNDFAIPDLSLLEADYRDAHVEKNYFAPHAFRLVLEITSSNWSDDLGVKVDCYAQAGIPVYLVADRRHDEAVLYTDPRSGEYRSRKAFKRGTSVPLPESIGISLELPVDRLLDGDEA
- a CDS encoding RtcB family protein encodes the protein MSYVEVPGANVPIRMWTDPASVEDSAMRQLQNTAGLPWIKGLAVMPDVHYGKGATVGSVIAMKDAVCPAAVGVDIGCGMSAVKTSLTANDLPGDLSRLRSRIEQAIPVGAGMHREAVDPGRLYGFSEAGFGDLWERFDYVADAVKFRRERALRQTGTLGSGNHFWELCVDISDSVWIMLHSGSRNIGNELADFHINVARGLAHNQGLVDRDLAVFLAATPEMEAYRNDLFWAQEYAQYNRAVMMSLSKEVIRREFRKAKVSFGQEISCHHNYVAEERYDGMDLLVTRKGAIRAGGGEYGIIPGSMGTGSYIVKGLGNEKSFNSASHGAGRKMSRTAAKKRFSASDLAEQTRGVECRKDSGVVDEIPAAYKSIEQVIDQQTDLVQVVAKLKQVICVKG
- a CDS encoding DUF2637 domain-containing protein, with protein sequence MAAMQLTRTHRILIGVVVAGAVVIAGIGFAGSYAAVRALALQKGFGSFSLVFPIGIDAGICVLLALDLLLTWLRIPFPLLRQTAWLLTAATIAFNGAASWPDPLGVGMHAVIPILFVVTVEAARHAVGRIADITADRHMEGVRITRWLLSPLPTFKLWRRMKLWELRSYEQAVGMEQDRLIYQARLQARYGRAWRRKAPVEALMPLKLARIGVPLAQTAPEGLAAAGIDPVLLPPAAAAVPVPVAAVPVAAAQVPGAQTAPALPAASAAPAPAPAAAAEAGTAAVAAGVPQQAGPQDAQPAGLPAPAPAPAPFAVEPNAMPAAHDSAWFAAPLAPQAAYEGGYNPQYVEGLEPTPVMAPAGPEEPAEPAKPTGPAETADTNTTADSDSDVDEVKFAEAAYEVFRAYIDEYSQFPNPEQLDIHLADRLGIVHPRSAATLKRLMPELKQRYQRDLENEHIA
- a CDS encoding DUF3558 domain-containing protein, with product MERRPVRRRVLPGIAMVTALAAGVTGLAGCTDGNGIGISSDQKGSGSTAAPAQPGKYRILPQPCKAADPKRLKAMLPATDSLTTEQREQLYAGTADASYDGDRHVGCRWNAQAPEGNLLLSVTFERVVSYDRAAASDDDKAHQVYVRRLTDAHLPFPGPATSPSPGAGGSASTSPSAAPGGGGGSGAPSPAASAPASGSASASVSAPPSPTAPPELGSRVLEGLGNEAYIDDKLSAAGATAAQARTVRIVFRTSNVLVTVEYSVQPSAPGTVPSSAETQDKARQLAQALVERFNE
- a CDS encoding polysaccharide deacetylase family protein — translated: MFLAALASLSLVLGAAGSAQAGVGLPPVVSHVPTEEKVVFITIDDGWNHDAEAARILLEKRVPVSLFLLPGATSYDTAYFTGLVEQGRATVENHTVNHPDLTTLDAAGKDAEVCGAGERLAAAFGRTPKLLRPPYGAVNDDVRLAAKACGVKALVTWTYDFTTWSGTPATPRLKAGDIVLLHFTPTLAADLQRALDAARAAGLKPAALLPHLKAAGMVP
- the lysS gene encoding lysine--tRNA ligase, encoding MAQSAQSSTETDWVSRFADEVIAEAERRAPGKAIVVASGLSPSGPIHLGNLREVMTPHLVADEIRRRGHEVRHLISWDDYDRYRKVPKGIPGVTEESHAQHIGRPLTAVPAPEGSSYPNWAEHFKAAMVEALAELGVEYDPISQTEQYTAGAYREQVLFAMKHRGDIDAILDQYRTKQKPGGKKPQQKQVDEAELEAAEGSGAAAEDDGSAEGTEYFPYKPYCGACGKDFTKVTSYNDETTELTYVCTEDLNTETVKLSEFNRGKLVWKVDWPMRWAYEGVVFEPSGVDHSSPGSSFQVGGQIVGIFGGEQPIGPMYAFVGISGMAKMSSSKGGVPTPADALKIMEPQLLRWLYARRKPNQSFKIAFDQEIQRLYDEWDKLEAKVADGSVLPADAAAHARAVRVASHELPRTPRPMPYRTLASVVDITAGHDEQTLRILSDLDPSQPLTSLDEVRPRLDRAENWITTQVPADQRTLVREDADTELLSSLDEAGRESLRLLLEGLDSHWSLDGLTTLVYGVPKVMAGLEPDAKPTPELKVAQREFFALLYRLLVTRETGPRLPTLLLAVGAERVRKLLAA